In Silene latifolia isolate original U9 population chromosome X, ASM4854445v1, whole genome shotgun sequence, the following proteins share a genomic window:
- the LOC141617866 gene encoding uncharacterized protein LOC141617866: MALTEWFRELEKSFALYEVREGDKVKLASHFLVKEADRWWSMTGPTSILEPGFGWDRFKDLVETRFYPKELKQQRLKEFMELKQGNLSVQAFTDKFNELSHYATRLVKNEDEKAFFYLEKLTPKLKSMIRRDSTSFVSIYDDALWAESTLRAIDEEARTTSTASTSLGKRPFYPTSRPYVVPSRPYVSPSTPSYPNKRRFVSSDQANQGARNLSPSNNKGLKDHVCYQCRKPAHPGVGCFDRDRPIICFFCNKPGHKANVCPAKKNAVATTPAIPERPRGRIFLMSRAEAEAHPDIVTGTFLIFEVPCLVLFDTGASLSFISMKLSDKLPIESSLGESTDISLPFGDIFSCSNIYSNVPISISGSIFPANLFRFPLEEFDDVPIVCEYPYVFPDELPGIPPKRDVEFSIDLVPGTGPIAKAPYRMAPSELKELRIQLDDLIEKGFIRPSASPWGSPVLFVKKKDGSMRLCIDYRELNRVTVKNKYPLPRIDDLFDQLRGCVLMQNRKVIAYASQQLRVHESFNQRITADSTTEAEYLAASEAAKEAVVIRQMEGLGVVHTAEDPITLYCDNSGAIYQAKEP, from the exons ATGGCACTCACCGAATGGTTCCGTGAATTGGAGAAGAGTTTTGCCTTGTATGAAGTTCGTGAAGGAGACAAGGTGAAATTGGCTTCTCATTTTCTTGTGAAAGAAGCGGATAGATGGTGGTCTATGACTGGTCCTACTTCTATTCTTGAGCCTGGCTTTGGTTGGGATCGCTTTAAGGATCTAGTTGAAACTAGATTCTAtccaaaagagctgaaacaacaaAGACTTAAAGAGTTCATGGAATTGAAGCAGGGAAATCTTTCTGTTCAAGCCTTTACCGACAAATTCAATGAACTTTCTCACTATGCCACAAGACTTGTCAAAAATGAAGACGAAAAagctttcttttatcttgaaaagcttaCTCCAAAGCTTAAGAGTATGATTCGTAGAGATTCTACATCCTTTGTCTCGATCTATGATGATGCCTTATGGGCTGAGAGTACTTTACGGGCTATCGATGAAGAGGCTCGTACTACTAGTACTGCTAGTACTTCTCTTGGCAAGAGGCCATTCTATCCTACTTCTAGGCCTTACGTTGTTCCTTCTAGGCCTTATGTTTCTCCTTCTACCCCTTCTTATCCTAACAAGAGAAGGTTTGTTTCGAGTGATCAAGCAAATCAAGGTGCTCGTAATCTATCTCCTAGCAACAACAAAGGTCTTAAGGATCATGTATGCTACCAATGTAGGAAGCCAGCACATCCCGGAGTCGGTTGCTTTGATAGGGATAGGCCTATTATATGTTTCTTCTGCAATAAGCCTGGACATAAGGCTAATGTATGTCCTGCGAAGAAGAATGCTGTTGCTACTACACCTGCTATTCCTGAGAGACCGAGAGGTCGTATTTTCTTGATGAGCCGTGCTGAGGCTGAGGCACACCCAGATATAGTCACTGGTACGTTCTTAATATTTGAAGTTCCTTGTTTAGTTTTATTCGATACCGGTGCTTCTTTGTCATTTATATCGATGAAACTCTCCGACAAATTACCTATTGAATCTTCACTTGGTGAAAGCACTGATATATCTTTACCTTTCGGTGACATCTTTTCTTGTTCTAATATCTATTCCAATGTTCCTATATCAATATCGGGATCTATTTTTCCGGCTAATCTCTTTCGATTCccacttgaagaatttgat GATGTTCCTATTGTTTGTGAATATCCATATGTTTTTCCCGATGAATTACCTGGAATTCCTCCTAAAAGAGATGTTGAATTTTCCATTGATCTAGTTCCTGGAACTGGACcaattgctaaagctccttatcgtatggctCCTTCCGAATTGAAAGAGTTGAGAATCCAACTTGATGACTTGATTGAGAAAGGCTTTATTAGGCCTAGTGCTTCTCCTTGGGGTTCTCCCGTTCTCTTTGTAAAgaaaaaggatggatctatgcgactcTGTAtcgattatcgtgaacttaatcGTGTGACAGTCAAGAACAAATATCCTCTTCCACGAATTGATGATCTCTTTGACCAATtacgtg GTTGTGTCTTAATGCAAAATCGAAAGGTTATTGCTTATGCCTCTCAACAGCTGAGAGTTCACGAG agcttcaatcAACGCAtcactgcggattctacaacagaagCTGAGTACCTAGCAGCATcggaagctgcaaaggaagctgttgtGATTCGGCAAATGGaaggactaggagtagtccatacTGCCGAAGACCCTATCACTctgtattgtgataatagtggagcCATCTATCAAGCTAAAGAGCCCTAA